TAATTCTCGATCCCCCTAGTTTTTCAACATCTAAAAATAATATTTTTAGTGCTAACAAAGATTATAAGGACTTAGTAAAACTTGCTATAGATGTAACTCAAGATAACGGAATTATTTTAGCTTCTACAAACTGCGCTTTATTTGATATGAAAAAATTCAAAGAACATATAGATACTGCTTTTAAAGAATCTCATAAATTTTATGAAATTTTAGAAGAACATACTCTACCTAAAGATTTTACTATATCTAAAAACTTTCCTGAAGGAGATTACTTAAAAGTTTTATTTATAAAAATTAAAAACTAAAAAGTAAAAAAGCTACCTTAAATAAGGTGGCTCAGGCTGTTGATAAACATAATTTGTCAACAGCCTTTTTACATTTATTACAAAAAGGGTTTTTAGTTTTTATGTAGAATATATATTTTAGACCAATAAATCTTTTAGCCCGTTAGGGCTCCTACGGAGGAAAAATGCTTACTAATAATGAAAGAAAACAAAATCAATTAGAACTAGTTTATATAGAAAATTTAGTACCTGAAAATCATATACTTAGAAAAATAGATAAATACATAGATTTTTCATTTATAAGAGATTTAACTAAGGATTTATATTGTCCTGATAATGGCAGACCTTCAGTAGACCCAGTTGTATTATTTAAAATGCTTTTTATCGGATACCTATTCGGTATACGTTCAGAGCGTCAGCTTGTAAAAGAAATCCAGGTAAATGTAGCTTACAGATGGTTTTTAGGATATGGACTTACTGATAAAATACCAAGTCATTCCACTATAAGCCAGAATAGAACAAAAAGATTTAGTAATACAAATATACATCAAGAAATATTTGATAATATTGTATTTCAAGCTATTAATAGAAACTTGGTTGATGGGAAAATTCTATATACTGATTCTACTCACTTAAAAGCTAACGCTAATAAACATAAATTTATTAAAAAAGAAATAACTAAATCCACAAAGGAATACTTTGATGAATTAGAGAATGACATTAATAAAGATAGAATTAATCATAATAAAAAGCCTCTAAAAAAAAAGACTAAAATAGCTGAAACTAAGGAAATAAAAGTAAGTACAACTGATCCAGACAGTGGATATATGGTTAGAGATGGAAAACCTAAAGGCTTTTTTTATTTAGATCATAGAACTGTTGACGGAAAGTATAATATTATAACAGACGTTCATGTTACTCCCGGGAATATAAACGATGTAGATCCTTATGTTAAAAGAATAGAAACTCAAATAGAAAAGTTTAATTTTAATACAAAATATTTAGTAGCAGATGCCGGATATTCTACGAATCCTATTTGTAAACAAATTTCAGACAAAAATTATCAAGGTGTTTTTGGGTTCCGTTTAGGACCCCATGTTAAAGGAAAATATACAAAATATAGATTTCAGTATGTTAAAGAATTAGATGGATATGTGTGTATTAATAATTGCTTTTTAAAATATAGAACTACTACGAGGGAAGGTTATAAAGAATATTTAAGTAATGCGGAGCATTGTGCTTATTGCAAATATAAAAATAATTGCTTAACATCTGATAAATCCATTAATAGAACTATACGTCGTCATGTTTGGGAAGACTATAAAGATCAAATTTTTAGCTTTACTAAAACAGAAAAAGGTAAAAGTATTTACAAACGACGTAAAGAAAAGATTGAGCGTAGCTTTGCTGATTCAAAAGAATTACATGGGCTACGTTATTGTCGCATGCGAGGAATTAAAAATGTTTCTGAACAATGCTTACTTACAGCGGCAGTTCAGAATATGAAAAAGATAGCCATGGTGCTATCGCATTATTTTTTGTGTACATTAATTCAAATTTATTCCAAATTAACATACATAATAAATATTTTTCGAATGCTATCGCATAAAAGAATTTTGGCGTAAACAAAAGCCCCCAATTGTTGGGGGCTTTTTGAACAATCTGAGCTACCTTAAATAAGGTGGCTTTTTTAAATCATTAATTATTATCCCTCATAACTCCAATTGTAGCTGCTTTAATATGAGGATTTTTACTTAAAATCTTAAGTTCACTTGGTGTTCCATATACCGTTACTCCTATAATAGCTGGTGGATTTTTTCTTTCTTTAAGATGTCTATACAAATCTTTGTTTCCTTGCTTTCTTAATGTATTCAATAATCCACTATAATTATCTTTATAAATTTGAGTTAACACAAGATTCCCCTCTGTTCTTACTCCTAAAGTACTTTGTTCTGATATATAAGTAGATCTTCCATCATATTCTTTAGCTTCCTTTTTATATTGATCCATTTGCTCTTTTGTATAAGTATCTAACCACATCCATGATATATTAGCATTAGGGATTATACTTCTTAACTCACTTGCCTCATATCCTTTATCAAGGGATAATCCCATTTCTATAATCTTTCCATTTGAAATTTTATCAAGTTCACTAAAGTCCTTCTTATACTCTTTGTATTTAATATTTGGATGAAAAAACATAAGCTTTTTATACCCATTCTCCCAGCAATCCAAAGGCCAACCACCTGTCGAATGTCCTCCATATCCTCCACCTGATGATATTATGCTATGATATCCTAGTCCAAAGCTTCTTGCTGAATTATATAAAAATACAGGTCGCCATCCAACTTCTTTATACACACTATAACTAGTAACCCCACCCAATAATCCAACAATACAAGTCTCATCACCTAATCGCCCATTAGGTATAGAAAATGTTATATTCTTTTCTTCTCTTTGTCTATTAGCAATACTCATTCTAAATACTATCTGATTATTTATAAAGTATCCTACTATAAATACCAGTATACAAGTTGCAATTATTCTTAACTTGCTTTTTCTTTTCCCCTTTTTTATAGCTTTATTTAGTTTATCATCATCAAGAATATCATCTATTTTTTCCATTATACTCTTTCCTCCAAATCTCCTTAAATTTATTTCTAGCTCTATATAGATAAGTTTTTACTACATTTTCTGAAAATCCTATTAACTTTGAGATTTCTTTATAGCTAAGTTCTAAATCATATTTGAAAATCAATAACATTCTATATTCTTCTTTTAAATTATTTAAACAATGTTCTATATATCTTTTCTTCTCTTCTTGTAATACTTTTTGTTGAACATTATTGCAGCTAACTATTGTCCTATAGAACTTATCATCATATATACTGATTTCTGTAACTATTTTCTTCTTTTTTAGTCTGTTTTTATAGTTATTCATGGCAACTACAAATAACCAAGAACATATTTTATCATCATCTACTCCATCCATAAATTCTATTGCCTTTACAAAACTATCTTGAACTATATCCTCAGCATCATTAGTTTTACATCCGCACTTTATTAAATATGCAAATATAATCCTGGCTTGTCTTTTATAAAGTTCTAGCAAAATATCATTATTCATTTCTCCCTCCCCATACATTAATAAATCCTTATATAAGTAAGACAACTAATATGTTAAATTGTAAACAACTATTTCAAAATATTTTTACATAAATAAAATAATCATATATAAATAGTATAATTATACATAAATTTAAAATCATATCATTTTTGAACCATTATAGCAAATATGATATTATTATAAATAAAAAGGAGATATTATAATGGATCATCCAAGTAGATCAAAAAAGGATAAGCAAATTTCTAAAGTTTTAACTGTACTAGTGATACTATTTATATCATTTATAATTTTTATTTATATACAATTTCAACCAACCAAAACCAAAATAAAAATGGTAACCAGTCAAAATGAAACTTTTATAGTATATGAGACTTGTGATATTTGGCGAGATGATTGTTATTATAAACTCTACGAAAAGGCACCTGGCAAAATACTTGATAAAAAAATACCTGTAATTAAAAATGAGCCTTATTCTTCACATGGCAAACTTACTAAAGATGATTTCTTTTATTCCTTTACTAAATATAGATACAATAATAAAGAAGTAAGAGTGTATTCTGGTAAAGATAATTCTTGTTATATTTTTAAAATAGAAGGAAGCTCAAATTATATATATTGTACAGAACGGGA
This Clostridium novyi NT DNA region includes the following protein-coding sequences:
- a CDS encoding anti sigma factor C-terminal domain-containing protein, with the protein product MEKIDDILDDDKLNKAIKKGKRKSKLRIIATCILVFIVGYFINNQIVFRMSIANRQREEKNITFSIPNGRLGDETCIVGLLGGVTSYSVYKEVGWRPVFLYNSARSFGLGYHSIISSGGGYGGHSTGGWPLDCWENGYKKLMFFHPNIKYKEYKKDFSELDKISNGKIIEMGLSLDKGYEASELRSIIPNANISWMWLDTYTKEQMDQYKKEAKEYDGRSTYISEQSTLGVRTEGNLVLTQIYKDNYSGLLNTLRKQGNKDLYRHLKERKNPPAIIGVTVYGTPSELKILSKNPHIKAATIGVMRDNN
- a CDS encoding IS1182-like element ISCno1 family transposase yields the protein MLTNNERKQNQLELVYIENLVPENHILRKIDKYIDFSFIRDLTKDLYCPDNGRPSVDPVVLFKMLFIGYLFGIRSERQLVKEIQVNVAYRWFLGYGLTDKIPSHSTISQNRTKRFSNTNIHQEIFDNIVFQAINRNLVDGKILYTDSTHLKANANKHKFIKKEITKSTKEYFDELENDINKDRINHNKKPLKKKTKIAETKEIKVSTTDPDSGYMVRDGKPKGFFYLDHRTVDGKYNIITDVHVTPGNINDVDPYVKRIETQIEKFNFNTKYLVADAGYSTNPICKQISDKNYQGVFGFRLGPHVKGKYTKYRFQYVKELDGYVCINNCFLKYRTTTREGYKEYLSNAEHCAYCKYKNNCLTSDKSINRTIRRHVWEDYKDQIFSFTKTEKGKSIYKRRKEKIERSFADSKELHGLRYCRMRGIKNVSEQCLLTAAVQNMKKIAMVLSHYFLCTLIQIYSKLTYIINIFRMLSHKRILA
- a CDS encoding RNA polymerase sigma factor, whose product is MNNDILLELYKRQARIIFAYLIKCGCKTNDAEDIVQDSFVKAIEFMDGVDDDKICSWLFVVAMNNYKNRLKKKKIVTEISIYDDKFYRTIVSCNNVQQKVLQEEKKRYIEHCLNNLKEEYRMLLIFKYDLELSYKEISKLIGFSENVVKTYLYRARNKFKEIWRKEYNGKNR